The proteins below are encoded in one region of Mycobacterium pseudokansasii:
- a CDS encoding DHA2 family efflux MFS transporter permease subunit: MRRPGGRQPGLPSDSASRDQHGNADKLDARLWWIAGVCVLGSFMNLLDTTVVTVAQRTFVTTFGSTQAVVSWTITGYTLALAAVIPLTGWAADRFGTKRIFIGSVVAFTLGSLLCAVAPNITVLIVSRVLQGLGGGILTTLTLTIVNREAGPRRVGRVMAVLGIPMVLAPAFGPVLGGWLIDSYSWQWIFWINLPVGVAAIGLAAIVLPDDDPAPSETFDVIGMLLLSPGLPVLLYGISEIPNRGTVIDGHVWIPLAVGTALIVGFVFHALYRSDKPLIDLRLLTNRAFTLTNVAMFFYIVATFGAGVLFPSYFQQLLNQTPLQAGMSVVPRGIGAAVSMPLAGTLMDRRGARGVLVIGVTLNVAGMGVFAYGVAHQRDSLPLLLAGLTMLGLGMGSTRMPLVAVAMQTLAPDQMARGSTMIKVNQQVAAAVGTALLSVILTSQLHQPVMSQQLSRSDLSHAYSAALLVAVVLVGMTFIPLASLYQKPKAMVPRHMSSRPITPEPGEPGGAAQHSGQPSTGIH, translated from the coding sequence ATACGGCGCCCGGGCGGGCGGCAGCCCGGCCTGCCCTCTGACTCCGCGAGCCGAGATCAACACGGCAATGCGGACAAGCTCGACGCCAGGCTGTGGTGGATAGCCGGGGTGTGCGTCCTCGGCTCGTTCATGAATCTTTTGGACACCACCGTTGTCACCGTCGCACAACGCACGTTTGTCACCACCTTCGGATCGACCCAGGCCGTCGTTTCCTGGACGATCACCGGTTACACGCTGGCGTTGGCCGCGGTAATCCCGCTGACTGGCTGGGCAGCCGATCGATTCGGCACAAAACGAATCTTCATCGGTTCCGTTGTCGCCTTCACACTGGGCTCACTGCTGTGCGCGGTAGCGCCAAACATCACTGTGCTGATCGTCTCTCGGGTGCTGCAGGGCCTTGGTGGTGGCATCCTCACGACGCTGACCCTCACCATCGTGAACCGCGAGGCAGGTCCCAGACGGGTCGGCCGCGTGATGGCCGTGCTGGGGATCCCGATGGTGCTCGCGCCAGCATTCGGGCCTGTCTTGGGTGGTTGGCTCATCGACAGCTACAGCTGGCAGTGGATCTTCTGGATCAACCTGCCGGTCGGTGTGGCCGCAATCGGCCTTGCTGCAATCGTGTTGCCCGACGACGACCCGGCACCGTCGGAAACCTTCGACGTCATCGGGATGCTGCTGCTGTCACCGGGCCTGCCGGTGCTGTTGTACGGGATATCCGAAATCCCAAACCGCGGCACCGTGATCGACGGGCACGTCTGGATACCCCTGGCCGTTGGTACGGCGTTGATCGTCGGGTTCGTGTTTCATGCCCTCTACCGGTCGGATAAGCCCCTGATCGATTTGCGCCTGTTGACCAACCGAGCGTTCACGCTCACCAATGTCGCCATGTTCTTCTACATCGTCGCCACGTTCGGCGCGGGGGTGCTGTTTCCCAGCTACTTCCAGCAGCTGCTGAACCAGACACCATTGCAAGCCGGGATGAGCGTGGTCCCTCGGGGAATCGGTGCCGCGGTGAGTATGCCGTTGGCGGGAACGTTGATGGACCGACGCGGCGCTCGCGGGGTGCTTGTCATCGGGGTCACGTTGAACGTCGCGGGCATGGGTGTCTTCGCTTACGGCGTTGCCCACCAGCGCGATTCGCTGCCGCTGCTGCTGGCCGGTCTGACGATGTTGGGGCTGGGCATGGGCTCCACCCGGATGCCGCTGGTTGCGGTGGCAATGCAGACGCTGGCCCCGGATCAGATGGCCAGGGGTTCGACGATGATCAAGGTCAATCAACAGGTGGCGGCCGCGGTGGGGACCGCGCTCCTGTCGGTGATCCTGACCAGCCAGCTCCACCAACCGGTGATGTCGCAACAGCTTTCCCGGAGCGACCTTTCGCACGCCTACAGCGCAGCGCTTCTGGTGGCGGTCGTACTGGTGGGGATGACTTTCATACCGTTGGCATCCTTGTACCAGAAGCCGAAAGCCATGGTGCCGAGGCATATGTCGTCGCGCCCAATCACACCAGAACCGGGCGAGCCCGGTGGTGCCGCGCAGCACAGCGGCCAGCCATCTACCGGTATTCACTGA